One segment of Gammaproteobacteria bacterium DNA contains the following:
- a CDS encoding flagellar hook-length control protein FliK: MPGATPLLLPTQAAAKQVSKTAKPQQAGVGEQGSQPFSQALATQLAATPQNNTAGQNKGQGGSLPEVGALLPLDGEVLPPPLSPNTTDGALALERLTAAGPEAGTAEGLVPAVPLSPATGDVSVALPSTAASLPRPETAAVVNAAADAASATAQDEAGALPLVPPAADAVLVQGGRGAQQSVRQEGRLAGTADAIAQSSTATSAAVTHDPRPQRAEAPILMQLSVPLQDPGWDQAVAQRVLWMVKQGAQGAELRINPPGLGTVEVRVMLGSNDQARVSFTSAHAEVREALEAALPRLREMLHANGLSLAGTDVSAHSFAEQRQAAQYQGRAHPGAAAGDPDQPGADTDTEAVVKLPVGLLDLYA, encoded by the coding sequence ATGCCAGGGGCTACCCCACTTTTATTGCCGACGCAGGCTGCTGCAAAGCAGGTGTCGAAGACTGCCAAACCGCAGCAGGCAGGCGTCGGCGAGCAAGGCAGCCAGCCGTTTTCGCAGGCCTTGGCGACACAGCTGGCAGCCACCCCGCAGAATAATACGGCGGGCCAGAACAAGGGCCAGGGCGGTTCCCTGCCGGAGGTTGGGGCATTGTTGCCGCTTGACGGTGAGGTGCTGCCGCCCCCTTTGTCGCCAAACACGACCGACGGTGCCCTGGCACTGGAACGCCTTACCGCTGCAGGCCCTGAGGCGGGCACAGCAGAGGGTCTGGTACCCGCCGTCCCGCTATCCCCCGCCACGGGTGACGTGTCTGTAGCGTTGCCTTCTACGGCTGCAAGCCTACCCCGCCCCGAGACAGCGGCTGTCGTCAATGCGGCAGCGGATGCTGCATCGGCCACTGCTCAGGATGAGGCCGGTGCCCTGCCGCTGGTTCCGCCAGCGGCAGATGCCGTGCTGGTGCAGGGTGGCCGGGGGGCGCAACAGTCTGTGCGACAAGAGGGGAGGCTGGCAGGTACGGCTGATGCCATTGCCCAGTCGTCGACAGCCACCTCTGCTGCCGTGACCCACGATCCGCGCCCGCAACGCGCGGAGGCTCCAATACTCATGCAGTTGTCCGTGCCGTTGCAGGATCCGGGCTGGGATCAGGCGGTGGCCCAGCGCGTGCTGTGGATGGTCAAGCAGGGGGCGCAAGGCGCGGAACTGCGGATCAATCCGCCGGGACTGGGCACTGTGGAGGTGCGGGTGATGCTGGGTAGCAACGACCAGGCCAGGGTGAGCTTCACCTCGGCCCATGCCGAGGTGCGCGAAGCGCTGGAGGCGGCATTGCCGCGACTGCGGGAGATGCTGCATGCCAACGGCCTGTCACTGGCGGGTACGGATGTATCGGCACACAGCTTTGCCGAACAGCGCCAGGCCGCGCAGTATCAGGGCAGGGCTCATCCCGGTGCGGCGGCGGGGGATCCTGATCAGCCCGGTGCCGATACAGATACGGAGGCCGTCGTAAAGCTGCCCGTCGGACTGCTGGACTTGTACGCCTGA